In Corylus avellana chromosome ca2, CavTom2PMs-1.0, the following proteins share a genomic window:
- the LOC132172205 gene encoding uncharacterized protein LOC132172205, with product MQDPRMPESEENLNPKLRKKKISTQKASLFLLQGNNVEEVHGVQGPLLLKAGQKTSKRNLKNEISPSSQQPERSNSDSLPDSSSTSGSEYRALRRKYLLLEEESFALGGELREIEDEVKTLEEEKLALLDQLVVLEGLLVPSEMQS from the coding sequence ATGCAAGATCCAAGAATGCCAGAGTCTGAGGAAAATTTAAACCCAAAGTTacggaaaaagaaaatctcaacCCAAAAGGCTTCTCTGTTTCTTTTGCAAGGGAATAATGTCGAAGAGGTTCATGGTGTACAGGGGCCTTTGTTACTGAAAGCTGGGCAGAAGACCTCCAAGAGAAACTTGAAGAATGAAATTTCTCCATCATCCCAGCAACCGGAGAGATCAAACTCTGATTCATTGCCTGATTCTTCTTCTACATCTGGAAGTGAGTACCGAGCATTGAGGCGGAAGTATTTGCTGCTGGAGGAAGAGAGCTTTGCGTTGGGGGGAGAGCTGAGAGAGATTGAAGATGAGGTGAAAACCCTTGAAGAAGAGAAGCTTGCGCTGTTGGACCAGCTTGTTGTGTTGGAAGGCTTGCTTGTTCCTTCAGAGATGCAGTCCTAG